TCATTTGCTAGCTCTTCGCTAGCAAAAACCTTGATAGTTCTATAAGATTCCATATCTTCGCCACAATTAAGAAGTGAGTATATTCTTTGTTTGTTTTTGTATTGTGATACATCATCATCTTTTTTAGCGTTCTTAACATGGAGTATTAGCCCATTATCGCCCTCGATTCTATGACTCTCTAATTTACAAATAAAAAACATTATTTAATCTCCTGTAGTTGCTTACTTCTCTCGAATATTTCTTTTAGGTCTTTCTTATGAAAATAATCTTGTAACTTTTGGCGTGTTTTTTTAAGGTTTTTCGAGATAAAAACTATATCTTTTTTATCTGAAACTGACCCGCACCAAGCAACTATTTCTTTAATATCTTCTTGGGCTTTATCTGGTAGGTTTTTATTGATGATTTTTGAGAACATCTCTATTAGTTCTAGTATTGTTTCAAAGCCTATCATCTCTTCATTTACATTTATTTTCATGGTGTTATCTCCATTTTGTTATAGTCAAAATGTGATAAACTAAACCTTGCCGTTTCCGGTTGGCTTGGTGTTAGTTCATCACGCCATTAGCTACTAGTTCCCGCTAGTAGCTAAAAACGGTTAAAGACTTACTTTTTTAAGCCTGTTTTAATTGTTTCTAGCCATTTTTTAGATACTTCTATATCTTGTGTTGGTAGCTCTTCAAGTTGTTGTATTGGTGTGTTTTCTTCTTCCTGCTCAAGCTCAAACCTTTCTGCATTTGGTTTAAATTTAGCAGTAAATATAATGCTTTCTGGCGTTCTTCCAAGCTTTCTAACTTCGTAATCTATTTTTATATCTGTATGTTTGTTTATTTGTTTTTTAGCAACTTCTAAAACATATTTTCTAAAATCGCAGAATCTAGGGTATTTATCCGTAAGACCTAGTTTTTGTTTAATTTCTTTTATTAAATATTCTTTGTTTAATGCTTTGTTAGGTGTTGTTTTTAAGGAATATAAAAGCATCTCATAGATACGGACTGAGTTTGGTGATGTTATACCTATTGTCTGTTTTAGTTTGTACTCTAAAAAGTCTCTATCGCATTTGATAAGCTGATTAATTTCATCACTGAATTTAAGACCTATTAAACCTTTTTTGTTTTCTATTTTGTTTACAATTAACCTAGCTGTAACCCACATAGTTCCATGTTCTTCATCTTCTATAGTGTATGTTATTTGTCTGTTAAATAAGTGGTTTAAAGCTTCATTAAATTGTTTGTATTTGTCGCTTTTATTATCCAAATTGTAAAACTTAGCTAAATCATTAATTGATATAGGCATCATATTATTATGTTCTTTAAATGGGTTTGTTTTAGCTATTGCATAGTTAAAAATACGCATTTCATCTAGTGAAAGCTTATACAAAGCATTAACGAAATCATTTTTCTTTTGAAGTATTATTTCTTTATTCATGTTCATTAAATACGAGCGTTTTAAATAGCTACACTAATAGTACAATAATAAAGTTATTATTTCAACTCGTACGAATACCCTAATTACTCGTATTTGAGACTTTTGCAAATACCCTAATTACTCGTACGAATACCCTAATTTATCGTATAATAAAAAAAAAAAATCTTTTGTATGCTTTGCTACATAAGGCTTTGAGCAGGGTTGCAAAAAAACTCTATAATACTTTATAACAAGTATTATTTATTTTTATTCTAAAAATAAATAAATAATACTTAGTTGTTATAAAAATATAAAAGAACAAAAACAAAGATATTCTTCTGATGGAAAGTGTTAATTTTCGCAACGAAGTTGCTCACCGTGATGGATAAGTTATTGACAGTAAACTGCCAACAACTTAACACACACTAATTAACGACTTACCA
This Francisella frigiditurris DNA region includes the following protein-coding sequences:
- a CDS encoding replication initiation protein produces the protein MNKEIILQKKNDFVNALYKLSLDEMRIFNYAIAKTNPFKEHNNMMPISINDLAKFYNLDNKSDKYKQFNEALNHLFNRQITYTIEDEEHGTMWVTARLIVNKIENKKGLIGLKFSDEINQLIKCDRDFLEYKLKQTIGITSPNSVRIYEMLLYSLKTTPNKALNKEYLIKEIKQKLGLTDKYPRFCDFRKYVLEVAKKQINKHTDIKIDYEVRKLGRTPESIIFTAKFKPNAERFELEQEEENTPIQQLEELPTQDIEVSKKWLETIKTGLKK